From one Culex quinquefasciatus strain JHB chromosome 3, VPISU_Cqui_1.0_pri_paternal, whole genome shotgun sequence genomic stretch:
- the LOC119770833 gene encoding uncharacterized protein LOC119770833 isoform X2, with product MKNVWLVLKRRPVFGNPRNVKFISSTSLSEPAKGGVSIPPPNERSTNRQAWLALNSTIECTRCCSSEVMAFKYAGAEPAGMTTVDSASLALITAIERKWCSSPEVRRQTWRSRRCRTCWTNQRT from the exons atgaaaaatgtgtggctggTGCTCAAAAGAAGACCTGTTTTTGGAAATCCCAG GAACGTCAAGTTTATAAGCTCGACCTCGCTTTCAGAACCTGCAAAGGGCGGCGTTTCAATTCCGCCTCCAAACGAGCGTTCAACAAACAGGCAGGCCTGGCTAGCGCTCAACTCCACCATCGAATGCACGAGGTGCTGTTCTTCGGAGGTCATGGCGTTCAAATACGCCGGTGCAGAACCTGCTGGAATGACCACCGTAGACTCGGCAAGCCTGGCGCTCATCACCGCCATCGAACGCAAGTGGTGCAGCTCCCCAGAGGTCAGGAGACAAACCTGGCGTTCACGCCGGTGCAGAACCTGCTGGACCAATCAGC GTACATGA
- the LOC119770833 gene encoding uncharacterized protein LOC119770833 isoform X1, translating into MAFKYAGAEPAGMTTVDSASLALISAIERKWCCSSEVMAFKYAGAEPAGTTTVEPAGLALNSTIECTRCCSSEVMAFKYVGAEPAGMTTVDSASLALISAIERKWCCSSEVMAFKYAGAEPAGTTTVEPAGLALNSTIECTRCCSSEVMAFKYAGAEPAGMTTVDSESLALISAIERKWCCSSEVMAFKYAGAEPAGTTTVEPAGLALNSTIECTRCSSPEDGLASSNIPKACGAVPFLPEIS; encoded by the coding sequence ATGGCTTTCAAATACGCCGGTGCAGAACCTGCTGGAATGACCACCGTAGACTCGGCAAGCCTGGCGCTCATTTCCGCCATCGAACGCAAGTGGTGCTGTTCCTCGGAGGTCATGGCTTTCAAATACGCCGGTGCAGAACCTGCTGGAACGACCACCGTAGAACCGGCAGGCCTGGCGCTCAACTCCACCATCGAATGCACGAGGTGCTGTTCCTCGGAGGTCATGGCTTTCAAATACGTCGGTGCAGAACCTGCTGGAATGACCACCGTAGACTCGGCAAGCCTGGCGCTCATTTCCGCCATCGAACGCAAGTGGTGCTGTTCCTCGGAGGTCATGGCTTTCAAATACGCCGGTGCAGAACCTGCTGGAACGACCACCGTAGAACCGGCAGGCCTGGCGCTCAACTCCACCATCGAATGCACGAGGTGCTGTTCCTCGGAGGTCATGGCTTTCAAATACGCCGGTGCAGAACCTGCTGGAATGACCACCGTAGACTCGGAAAGCCTGGCGCTCATTTCCGCCATCGAACGCAAGTGGTGCTGTTCCTCGGAGGTCATGGCTTTCAAATACGCCGGTGCAGAACCTGCTGGAACGACCACCGTAGAACCGGCAGGCCTGGCGCTCAACTCCACCATCGAATGCACGAGGTGCAGCTCCCCAGAGGATGGCCTGGCGTCATCGAACATCCCGAAAGCATGCGGTGCAGTCCCCTTCCTCCCAGAGATCAGCTGA